In uncultured Cohaesibacter sp., a genomic segment contains:
- a CDS encoding TRAP transporter small permease → MNSLRRYTIGKSIAWGEELPIYLTIYGVMFGLAYAYMTDSHIRFAIFLDMLEARIKRYVLMLCDLLTAATGFSLIFAGHAFALRRGHVDSSGLKTTGDWLAQVTGIPLLEWVGKVGTWQYAIVLGGAMLTIAALLRLFERFKEAPPAPAVPSAPAKGEAVS, encoded by the coding sequence GTGAATTCTCTTCGCCGATACACAATCGGCAAATCCATCGCCTGGGGTGAAGAGCTCCCCATCTATCTGACAATCTATGGCGTCATGTTCGGTCTGGCCTATGCCTATATGACCGACAGCCACATTCGCTTTGCCATCTTCCTCGATATGCTGGAAGCAAGGATCAAGCGATATGTGCTCATGCTGTGCGATCTGCTGACTGCGGCGACGGGCTTCAGTCTGATCTTCGCCGGCCATGCCTTCGCGCTGAGACGCGGTCATGTTGACAGCTCTGGCCTGAAAACCACGGGAGACTGGCTGGCTCAGGTGACGGGCATCCCGCTGCTCGAATGGGTCGGCAAGGTGGGCACCTGGCAATATGCCATCGTATTGGGCGGCGCGATGCTGACCATCGCAGCCCTGCTCAGACTGTTCGAACGTTTCAAGGAAGCGCCCCCGGCGCCTGCAGTGCCATCCGCACCTGCCAAAGGAGAGGCCGTATCATGA
- a CDS encoding hydroxymethylglutaryl-CoA lyase, translating into MFAFDGTVLIEDEFLRDGLQNEKRLFSLEEKLGFLAQLEAAGVKRIQIGSFVHPKWVPQMANTDELFTRLKPREGVTYTALVLNGAGLERALAVGVKHLSISVSASETHSQKNTNRSVDEGRAKIKPVIEKALSEGILVRAGIQSALGCGFEGHIDPDRVSDIARDFAAMGVQEINIADSAGLSNPRAVYELCRRLRDETPANVALSLHLHDTRGLGIANFVAGLQAGVRIFDAAVGGLGGCPFIPKATGNVATEDVAFACEEMGIETGINWQMLREPVERAEALLERKLPGRMSHMPPPPWAQHSEDK; encoded by the coding sequence ATGTTTGCGTTCGACGGAACTGTTCTGATCGAAGACGAATTCCTGCGCGACGGCTTGCAGAATGAAAAGCGCTTGTTTTCATTGGAAGAAAAGCTTGGATTTCTGGCCCAGCTGGAAGCGGCTGGAGTGAAGCGGATCCAGATCGGCTCTTTCGTGCATCCCAAATGGGTGCCACAAATGGCCAATACCGACGAGTTGTTTACGCGCTTGAAGCCCAGAGAAGGCGTAACCTACACAGCCCTTGTGCTCAATGGCGCAGGGCTGGAGCGGGCGCTCGCCGTCGGGGTCAAACATCTTTCCATTTCCGTTTCGGCATCCGAAACCCACTCGCAGAAGAATACCAATCGCTCGGTAGATGAGGGCCGCGCCAAGATAAAGCCGGTCATCGAGAAGGCCCTGAGCGAGGGTATTCTGGTCCGGGCTGGCATCCAGTCCGCGCTTGGCTGCGGTTTCGAGGGGCATATTGATCCCGATCGCGTCAGCGATATCGCCCGCGATTTTGCCGCCATGGGTGTGCAGGAAATCAATATTGCCGATTCAGCCGGATTGTCCAACCCGCGCGCCGTCTATGAGTTGTGCCGGCGCTTGCGGGATGAAACGCCTGCCAACGTCGCGCTGTCCCTGCATCTGCATGATACGCGCGGCCTTGGCATCGCCAATTTCGTTGCCGGTCTTCAGGCCGGTGTGCGCATCTTTGATGCGGCGGTGGGCGGCCTTGGTGGATGTCCTTTCATCCCCAAGGCTACCGGCAATGTCGCAACCGAGGATGTGGCTTTTGCATGCGAGGAAATGGGGATCGAGACAGGAATCAACTGGCAGATGCTCAGGGAGCCGGTTGAACGGGCCGAAGCCCTGCTGGAGCGCAAGCTTCCGGGGCGTATGTCCCATATGCCACCACCACCATGGGCCCAACATTCGGAGGACAAGTGA
- a CDS encoding thiamine pyrophosphate-binding protein, translating into MNEHSVPNKEKTIAAHLVKYLEARGVEHIFGLCGHTNIAVLAALADSDIKFVTVRHEQISAHAADGYARVTGKASVVLAHLSPGLTNATTGVANAALDCTPMVVIAGDIPSYYYGKHPHQEVNMHADGAQYEIYRPFVKRAWRVDTPELFPEIMEKAFALAESGQPGPVLVNVPMDFFSAEIDPALWQRQIANTKTLIKPSLDDETARAIIERLISAKHPVIYAGGGVMLSRAFDELRALVDHLDLPVAYSLMGKGAMPDNHPLVLGMTGFWGTPLTNQTTLNADWILGLGTRFKEADCSSWYPEYTFNIGEGASKLIHIDIEPQEIGRNYPTEIGAVADLKSALKVLVRVAREMKPEGIDRPELRKVIADFRADFVKSNQEMQQSDAFPMMPERILADLRDVMPDDAILTSDVGWNKNGVAQQFDIRTPGTALIPGGFATMGFGPPAAVGAKIAAPDKVVISLVGDGGFGQNPSVLATAAEMQLPVIWVVMNNNAFGTIAGLQLAHYGLNYGTLFPKAVSPVDQLPDYAAIARAYGCDGVRVKSAADFKPALEAAIASGRPTVLDVAMINNPTPTSGHWNILDIYSPQGGVGHVATN; encoded by the coding sequence ATGAACGAGCATAGCGTCCCCAACAAGGAAAAGACCATCGCCGCCCATCTCGTGAAATATCTCGAAGCACGCGGCGTCGAGCATATCTTTGGCCTTTGTGGCCACACCAACATTGCAGTCCTCGCAGCTCTGGCCGACTCTGACATCAAGTTCGTGACGGTTCGCCACGAACAGATCAGCGCGCATGCTGCTGACGGCTATGCCCGCGTGACGGGCAAGGCGTCGGTGGTTCTGGCTCATTTGTCCCCCGGCCTGACCAATGCGACAACCGGGGTCGCCAACGCGGCGCTGGACTGCACTCCGATGGTGGTGATTGCCGGTGACATTCCCAGTTACTATTACGGCAAGCACCCCCATCAGGAAGTCAACATGCATGCCGATGGCGCGCAATATGAAATCTATCGCCCCTTCGTGAAACGGGCATGGCGCGTCGATACGCCGGAGCTGTTCCCCGAGATCATGGAAAAGGCCTTTGCGTTGGCAGAAAGCGGCCAGCCCGGACCGGTTCTGGTCAATGTGCCGATGGATTTCTTCTCCGCCGAAATCGATCCTGCCCTCTGGCAGCGCCAGATTGCCAATACCAAGACCCTGATCAAGCCTTCGCTGGATGATGAAACCGCCCGTGCGATCATCGAGCGTCTGATCAGCGCCAAACATCCGGTTATCTATGCCGGTGGCGGTGTCATGCTGTCTCGCGCCTTTGATGAATTGCGCGCATTGGTCGATCATCTCGATCTACCGGTTGCCTATTCCCTTATGGGCAAGGGCGCCATGCCGGACAATCACCCGCTGGTGCTGGGCATGACCGGTTTCTGGGGCACGCCGCTGACCAACCAGACAACGCTCAATGCCGACTGGATCCTCGGTCTTGGCACCCGCTTCAAGGAGGCTGACTGCTCTTCCTGGTATCCAGAATATACCTTCAATATCGGCGAGGGGGCATCCAAACTCATCCATATCGATATCGAGCCGCAGGAAATCGGCCGCAACTATCCCACCGAAATCGGCGCTGTTGCAGATCTCAAATCGGCACTCAAGGTTCTGGTCAGGGTGGCAAGGGAAATGAAACCGGAAGGGATCGACCGGCCCGAATTGCGCAAGGTGATCGCGGATTTCCGCGCCGACTTCGTCAAGTCCAATCAGGAAATGCAGCAGTCCGATGCCTTCCCGATGATGCCGGAGCGTATTCTTGCCGATCTGCGCGATGTCATGCCCGATGATGCCATCCTGACATCCGATGTCGGCTGGAACAAGAATGGCGTCGCCCAGCAGTTCGATATTCGCACGCCGGGTACGGCGCTCATTCCGGGCGGCTTCGCCACCATGGGCTTTGGCCCTCCGGCAGCCGTCGGTGCCAAGATTGCAGCGCCCGACAAGGTCGTCATCAGTCTCGTGGGTGATGGTGGCTTTGGTCAGAATCCGTCGGTACTGGCAACGGCTGCCGAAATGCAGCTGCCTGTCATCTGGGTTGTCATGAACAACAATGCCTTTGGCACCATCGCAGGATTGCAGTTGGCCCATTATGGTCTCAACTATGGCACCCTGTTCCCCAAGGCTGTCAGCCCGGTTGACCAGTTGCCCGACTATGCCGCAATCGCCCGCGCCTATGGCTGCGACGGGGTGCGCGTCAAGTCCGCCGCAGATTTCAAGCCAGCCCTTGAAGCGGCCATTGCGAGCGGTCGCCCCACTGTGCTGGATGTGGCCATGATCAACAATCCGACCCCGACTTCGGGACACTGGAATATCCTCGACATCTACTCGCCACAAGGCGGTGTCGGGCATGTAGCAACCAATTAG
- a CDS encoding TIM barrel protein: MRDYSLAYLTVPGVTPPEQVEIAARAGFSHASFRLIHLGVAGEPDINPTDPAIISSTKKAMQDTGIRCIDVELAKIHRDIDPESFLPAFEAGAELGATQVICSAWTDVRNDRGYIVEQFTRICSLAEPFGLTINLEFPAFSRLATLDECVEILELAGCSNQGLLVDTLYMHFNKCPLFALERVPSEWINFLHVCDADDVAYTKDEMIRIARDARLYPGEGAIDFSVINYLFPDLPLSIELPNAERSAKLGHEQHARNCLEAAKTVFEGGAQFADQQNGLAG; encoded by the coding sequence ATGCGTGACTATTCTCTAGCCTATTTGACAGTACCCGGCGTTACACCGCCCGAACAGGTTGAAATTGCGGCCAGAGCAGGCTTCAGCCATGCCAGCTTCCGCCTCATCCATCTCGGTGTTGCTGGCGAGCCGGACATCAACCCGACAGATCCGGCGATCATCTCGTCCACGAAGAAGGCGATGCAGGATACCGGCATCCGCTGCATCGATGTGGAACTGGCCAAGATCCATCGTGATATCGATCCGGAAAGCTTCCTGCCAGCCTTTGAGGCCGGAGCCGAACTCGGGGCAACGCAGGTCATCTGTTCGGCCTGGACCGACGTGCGCAACGACCGCGGCTATATTGTCGAGCAATTTACCCGTATCTGTTCGCTCGCCGAGCCATTCGGCTTGACGATCAATCTTGAGTTCCCCGCTTTCTCGCGTCTGGCCACGCTCGATGAATGCGTCGAAATTCTCGAGCTGGCCGGTTGTTCCAATCAGGGGCTGCTGGTGGATACGCTCTATATGCATTTCAACAAATGCCCGCTCTTTGCGCTGGAACGTGTGCCCAGCGAATGGATCAATTTCCTGCATGTCTGCGACGCGGATGATGTCGCCTATACCAAGGATGAAATGATCCGTATCGCGCGGGATGCCCGCCTTTATCCCGGCGAGGGCGCGATTGATTTTTCCGTCATCAATTATCTGTTCCCGGACCTTCCCCTGTCGATCGAGCTTCCCAATGCGGAACGCTCGGCCAAGCTGGGTCACGAACAGCATGCCCGCAATTGTCTGGAGGCCGCCAAGACGGTCTTTGAAGGCGGCGCACAATTTGCCGATCAGCAGAACGGCCTGGCGGGCTGA
- a CDS encoding TRAP transporter large permease: MIYAIFIAGLMIGLPIAITILGTLLVFMAINDAPFTIRIVATEMFRGINSFPLLAIPLFVLAGEVMNESGITGRIIAFANVLVGRLRAGLALVNIWASVIFAGLSGSAVADTSAIGRVFIPEMEKNGYSREFAAAVTAASSVIGPIIPPSIPVIIYALIVSGVSVPALFLGGIVPGVLLAIFLSIYVMATVKNDRGQNAIDILHVSALNALLGGILPLLMPVFVVGSILMGIVTPTEAASFAVAYALFLGVFVYRNIPVAALPRIFTRAMKDSSVIMIIIAAVSAANWLLTYNRVPNTLTDWVLSSVDGKVTFLIAINFLLLFVGLFLEGTAAMLVLVPIIHPIAVSLGVDPTHFGIVVIFNLMIGLITPPLGLCLFVAEAIAKVGMVKITRAILPLFLVEVVVLFIITFVPETVITLPRFFGF; the protein is encoded by the coding sequence ATGATCTATGCCATTTTTATTGCCGGGCTGATGATCGGGCTTCCCATCGCGATCACGATTTTGGGCACATTGCTGGTCTTCATGGCCATCAATGACGCCCCTTTCACCATTCGCATTGTCGCCACGGAAATGTTTCGCGGCATCAATTCCTTTCCCCTGCTGGCCATTCCTCTTTTTGTGCTGGCCGGTGAGGTGATGAATGAAAGCGGCATTACCGGACGCATCATCGCCTTTGCCAATGTTCTGGTCGGGCGATTGCGCGCCGGTCTCGCCCTCGTCAATATTTGGGCTTCGGTGATCTTTGCCGGGCTGTCCGGCTCGGCGGTTGCTGATACTTCGGCAATCGGGCGTGTCTTCATTCCGGAAATGGAAAAGAATGGCTATAGCCGCGAATTTGCGGCCGCCGTTACGGCCGCTTCCTCGGTTATCGGTCCGATCATTCCCCCCTCGATCCCGGTCATCATCTATGCCCTGATCGTATCGGGCGTTTCTGTTCCGGCGCTGTTCCTTGGCGGCATCGTGCCGGGTGTTCTGCTGGCAATCTTCCTTTCCATCTATGTGATGGCGACCGTCAAGAATGACCGGGGCCAGAATGCTATTGATATACTGCATGTCTCCGCGCTCAATGCATTGCTGGGAGGCATTCTGCCCCTCCTGATGCCGGTTTTCGTGGTCGGCTCCATCCTGATGGGCATCGTGACGCCAACCGAAGCGGCCTCCTTCGCCGTGGCTTACGCCCTGTTTCTGGGTGTCTTCGTCTATCGCAACATTCCCGTCGCAGCCTTGCCCCGCATCTTCACGCGGGCCATGAAAGACAGCTCGGTGATCATGATCATCATCGCCGCCGTCAGTGCTGCCAACTGGTTGCTGACCTATAACAGGGTGCCGAACACGCTCACCGACTGGGTTCTGTCCAGCGTTGACGGCAAGGTTACTTTCCTGATTGCCATCAACTTTCTGCTGCTGTTTGTCGGTCTGTTTCTGGAAGGCACGGCAGCCATGCTGGTGCTGGTCCCGATCATTCACCCGATCGCCGTTTCGCTTGGGGTAGACCCGACCCATTTCGGCATCGTGGTGATCTTCAACTTGATGATCGGCCTGATCACCCCGCCACTTGGCCTTTGCCTGTTTGTTGCCGAGGCGATAGCCAAGGTCGGGATGGTCAAGATAACGCGGGCCATATTGCCGCTGTTCCTTGTCGAGGTGGTGGTGCTCTTCATCATCACATTCGTGCCGGAAACGGTGATAACCCTGCCGCGCTTTTTCGGCTTCTGA
- a CDS encoding LysR substrate-binding domain-containing protein — translation MLTLRQIEVIRAIMVAGTVKGAAELLNVSAPGISRVMKYTEDQLGIRLFSRIHGRYSPTEEARDIFEQVASVFQSVENLHQAIEGLKQGENRRVSFGAVPSIAHHVLPSAVRALHDQFPDLELHLNIIKIEEAIDYLLLHKGELVAMSYRLDHPGLAVQPLYNGQLFAILPADHPLVNKEHLSVHDLAKERLVGIEPTDPYGQLLLAPFTEAGLDVSYSIVARTGQTVSTLVAQGLGVAIMDELSLAGPQQHPSIVVRCLAEPTNFRTYAVFGADKPRSIFADAMVKCLIAEMRKAAAERRRLSPF, via the coding sequence ATGCTGACCCTGAGACAGATTGAAGTCATACGTGCAATCATGGTGGCCGGAACGGTCAAGGGAGCCGCCGAACTGCTCAATGTGTCGGCGCCGGGCATCAGCCGGGTGATGAAATATACCGAGGACCAGCTTGGTATCCGGCTGTTTTCGCGCATTCACGGGCGCTATTCACCGACAGAGGAAGCGCGCGACATTTTCGAGCAGGTGGCCTCGGTCTTTCAGTCGGTAGAGAATCTGCATCAGGCAATCGAGGGCCTCAAGCAGGGAGAGAACCGGCGGGTTTCCTTCGGTGCGGTGCCCTCCATTGCCCATCATGTGCTGCCAAGCGCGGTGCGGGCCCTGCATGACCAGTTTCCCGACCTTGAGCTTCATCTCAACATCATCAAGATCGAGGAAGCGATCGACTATCTGTTGCTGCACAAGGGCGAGCTGGTGGCGATGAGCTATCGCCTTGATCATCCCGGTCTTGCGGTGCAGCCACTCTATAACGGCCAGCTCTTTGCCATTCTGCCCGCCGATCATCCGCTGGTGAACAAGGAGCATCTGTCGGTGCATGATCTCGCCAAGGAGCGACTGGTCGGGATCGAGCCAACCGACCCTTACGGCCAGTTGCTGCTGGCTCCCTTCACCGAAGCGGGACTGGATGTCTCCTATTCGATTGTTGCCCGCACCGGGCAGACCGTCTCGACGCTGGTGGCGCAGGGACTGGGCGTGGCCATCATGGACGAGCTTTCCCTTGCCGGTCCGCAGCAACATCCCAGCATCGTGGTGCGCTGTCTGGCCGAGCCGACCAATTTCAGAACCTATGCGGTGTTCGGTGCCGACAAGCCTCGCTCGATTTTTGCCGACGCCATGGTCAAATGCCTGATTGCGGAAATGAGAAAAGCCGCAGCGGAACGCAGGCGGCTTTCTCCCTTTTGA
- a CDS encoding aldehyde dehydrogenase family protein has product MARDITEQEKQTVADMIARARAAMEEIKDYDQAQVDRLAQALGWNCGNEKTFVRIAQMGVDESGIGDRAGRAGKRFKILGVLRDALRQKSVGVIEVDEAKGLTKIAKPAGVIASLIPTTNPELTPPVTGIYAIKCKNAVIFSPHPRAKKTTAEMVRVMRETCKKLGAPADLFQCVEEPSIPMTNELMAECDVTFATGGKPMVQAAYSSGKPAYGVGAGNSTMVIDETADVEIAAMNSRISKTSDYGSGCSADGNLVIAEQIYDDMKAALIKEGGYLCNAEEKAKIQEALWKEDGSRRVETVAISAQRIAEFAGFEIPQDRKFIMVEQEEIGKAHKFSGEKLCVVMALYKFKDFDEAMAKIRAIYEVGGKGHSCGIYSNDDDRILAHAMNAPVSRVMVRQPQSKANAGSFENGMPMTSSLGCGIWGGNITNENVSLKHYMNVTWVARPIPADRPSDEELFGEFYNTETM; this is encoded by the coding sequence ATGGCACGAGATATAACGGAACAGGAAAAACAGACGGTCGCCGACATGATTGCGCGCGCCCGTGCGGCCATGGAAGAAATCAAGGATTATGATCAGGCGCAGGTGGATCGTCTGGCTCAGGCTCTTGGCTGGAACTGCGGCAATGAAAAGACCTTTGTCCGCATCGCCCAGATGGGCGTGGATGAAAGCGGCATCGGCGATCGCGCCGGGCGCGCTGGCAAGCGCTTCAAGATTCTGGGCGTGCTGCGCGATGCGCTGCGTCAGAAATCCGTAGGCGTCATCGAGGTGGATGAAGCCAAGGGATTGACCAAGATTGCCAAACCGGCAGGTGTCATCGCCTCGCTCATTCCAACCACCAACCCAGAGCTTACCCCGCCGGTGACCGGCATCTATGCCATCAAATGCAAGAATGCGGTGATTTTCTCACCCCATCCACGCGCCAAGAAAACCACGGCCGAGATGGTGCGCGTGATGCGCGAGACCTGCAAGAAGTTGGGCGCTCCGGCGGATCTGTTCCAGTGCGTGGAAGAGCCCTCCATTCCCATGACCAACGAGTTGATGGCCGAATGTGACGTCACCTTTGCCACCGGCGGCAAGCCGATGGTGCAAGCGGCCTATTCCTCGGGCAAACCGGCCTATGGCGTTGGCGCGGGCAACTCCACCATGGTGATCGACGAGACCGCCGATGTGGAGATCGCGGCCATGAACAGCCGTATTTCCAAGACCTCGGACTATGGTTCGGGCTGTTCTGCCGATGGCAATCTGGTCATTGCCGAGCAGATTTACGACGACATGAAAGCAGCCCTCATCAAGGAAGGCGGCTATCTTTGCAATGCCGAGGAAAAGGCAAAAATTCAAGAAGCCCTATGGAAGGAAGATGGTTCCCGCAGAGTTGAAACCGTGGCGATTTCTGCCCAGCGTATCGCAGAATTCGCCGGTTTCGAAATCCCTCAAGACCGCAAATTCATCATGGTTGAGCAGGAAGAAATCGGCAAGGCGCACAAATTCTCCGGCGAGAAGCTCTGTGTCGTCATGGCGCTGTACAAATTCAAGGATTTCGATGAAGCCATGGCCAAGATCCGCGCCATTTATGAGGTCGGAGGCAAGGGCCATTCCTGCGGTATCTATTCCAATGATGATGACCGCATTCTCGCCCATGCGATGAATGCACCGGTCAGCCGCGTCATGGTTCGTCAGCCGCAATCCAAGGCCAATGCCGGCAGCTTTGAAAATGGCATGCCGATGACCAGCTCCCTTGGCTGCGGCATCTGGGGTGGCAACATCACCAACGAGAATGTTTCCCTCAAGCATTACATGAATGTCACATGGGTCGCGCGCCCAATTCCGGCGGATCGCCCCTCTGATGAAGAATTGTTCGGCGAATTCTATAATACGGAGACCATGTGA